DNA sequence from the Lycium barbarum isolate Lr01 chromosome 5, ASM1917538v2, whole genome shotgun sequence genome:
GTAACAATTCCGCAGTAGAAGGCTGTATAGCTGAAGGGTATATTTTGGAGGAATGTCTCACTTTTTGTTCAAGATATTTGAAGGATGGTGACATAGAGACAAGGTTTAATCGACCAAGGCGTAATGATGATGAAAATGAGATCAATGCTAGTAGTGAATCTACTATCTTGTCAAACTTGTTTCCTGCATCAGGCAAGCCTGTTGGGGCTATTAAGACTCTACCGATACCTCCCTTGGAAATCATACAAGCTCACCGATATGTTCTAACCAATTGTGAAATAGTTGATGCATTTCGAGAGTAGGTTACATGGTCTTTTATATTGTTCATTTTCTTTTGTAATGTATTTTTATACCTTACTTTATGAGTTACTACTACTTCAGGAAGTTTAGGACTGAGGTCGCTAGGATGCTTCGTGGCAGAAGAAACCAATCAAAAACTGTGGAAGAACATGTGCACAAACATTTTCACGAGTGGTATAAGGAATATGTAAGATTGAAAATATTTCGTTCTCTTTTAAATTCAAAAGTtcataaagtgtatatatataattgtccTAACATTTAACAATAATAGGTTGCAAGAAATGATGGTGCGGATATTACACCCGAAATTGAATGGCTTGCAAATGGACCAAATAATGTTGTGAGGAGATTCAAGGAGTATAACGTTCATGGATTTAAGTTTCGTACTATGAGGAAGGAGCAGGGATTGACAACACAAAATAGTGGTATTGTTATGTCTGCTGTCACCAAGAGATTTTCAAGTGGTAGAGAATCTATTGAACAGTCAAGTGATGATATGTACTATGGCAAATTGGTTGACATCATAGAGTTAAATTATTACGGTAAGTTAAAGGTTGTGTTATTCAAATGTATTTGGGTAGACACTACACTTAACAAGGGAATTAAGATAGATCAATTTGGGATAACAAGTGTAAACTTTTCACGTTTGATACACACTGGTGCAAAAGAAACAGATGAACCTTTTATACTTGCAACTGATGCTAGAATGGTGTACTATATTGATGATCCAGTTGATGAAGATTGATGTTTTGTTTGTCATATGAAGCCTAGAGACGTATATGATATGGGAGATGTGAATTATGTGGATTTAGAGGAGCCATCAATGGAGGACATACCTTTTCGTGAGCAACATTTGGAGAATATCGAAGACCTACAATTAGTGCGGGATGATCGCTCTGAACAAGAACAAGATGAACCAACTCATGATGATTATGAAAGTGGTAGTGATGGAGATGGTGATGATGGAGATGGTGAAGGAATTTTGGACTAGTTTAGTACCCCTGTTATGGAATTGCTATATTTGGCTTGTTTCAGTTAATTTTAGTTGTAGTTATAGTGTTGCATTCCCCCTCTTTTCAGTGactataagtaacttataagttTGGTCTTCCTGCAGATTTTACTGCAGAGgcagcaacagcagcagcaaCATCAACTGGCGCAGCAGCAACAGCAACAGGCGCAACAGCAACAGCAGCAGGCACAGTAGCAACAACAGCAGgcacagcagcaacaacaacgcAGAGATGGTGCAGCAATGTTTAGAGCAGTTTAATACTACTGTTATGGAGCACTTCATATTGCAACGACAAAGGGACGGATATAGGTTTGTATTCTTAATCTATCTTTTCTATCGTAAAGCAAATGTGGTATGTGTTTGATGGTTTATaaccaaagagaaaaaaaaacttacagaAATAACAAAGGGCCAAACATCTTCTCATAAagtgggacagagggagtacattGTATGATTTTTGGAAGAGTCTGTAGGAAGGATTTTCCTGCATGCTTGCTAAGTTCATTTTCTTGCCCTCAAATCTTTCATACATTTGCTTGTTATAATTCTCTAAAAATCACCTTTTGTCCATGCCTTTTCAAGTGATAATCCAGTTAAAATTACTTCTGAAAGTGTTGTTTTTGTCTCTTTGCAACATTAAGAACTCAATTTTTGGATTGACCGAGCACCAATACAAACAGGTACTGCTTTCACTATGCAAGGTCTTTTGTTTCCATGAAGTAGCTCTAGAATCACTTGCTTGTTAGaattcttttccttttatttgttCCAGCAAAATATATGCATTGAATTGTTTCGTAGATATAGTTGAGATTTCATATCGGTATGAAATTGAAATGCCTCATAGGTTATCTCGCGGTTTTGTTTGGGCTTGTTGCTTGAGATTGTATGGATGCAGGAGGAAGACTGGTCACTTTAAGTCTCAACTAATTCATAACCACTACTTGCCAGAGAGCTAATATATCAAAAATGAAGTGACGAGAAATATTTTGGCTATACAATCAACGGGGACTGTTTTGTTTAGCTTTGTTGCGATATATATTATAGTACTTGCAGTAATAAAAAACAGTAAAAAAAATTATCGTAATCCTAGAGAATCAGATCTGCAACTAACTAATTACTACAAAAATAGGAATAGCTGGCTAAGAGACTATTAACTAGGATTTATTCAAAAAACTAAAGCAGTAGAATAATGTTACTGCAGCCCAAAAGCATAATTCTAACACTTACTGACAAGCTCCAGTTTCCTTTCTTGACAGTTATATTCTTGGAGAGAAGGAACATTTAGAAACACCTTAATCTTTTAGTACCATCTATCAAGTCCTCACGCATGAGATCTGATTTCATTCTATGATTTGAATAGACTTAGTTAATGTCCGTCACTTTAATTTTTATGGAATTTTAACACACATATATAGGCTGCATTTTTTGTAAATGCACCATATTTTTGGTCCAAACAGAGATCAGACGATGTTGAACTAATAAATGAAAGATCAACTTTTTGTGTTAGCATATTGGAATATTGTTGACTGCTGGACTTTGAATCTTTGATTGATCAAGGCAGTAGTACTGAAATATTTGTTTTATCATCTAGTGACTTCTCACATGAAATGGATCTGGCTCTATTTGTCTTGATAACCCTTTTATCAAACAATAAGATAGTTGATTTATCCATCCCAACCTGAACAACATTAGGTTATTAAAGGAGTGAAAAAAACTAACTAGCATAATTTAAGTCATAAAAGACCTTTCATCGAGAAGtttattcttttcttctttcGTCACATTTGACATTTGCATCAACATACCAGTTCCATGATTCTTTCCAGTAGTTTGGTATGATATCAAATTTATACGTATGCCAATTCAAGATTTCAAGTAAACCAGTTGTAAATATGATCTTCTACATGTGCAGATTCTGAAATCAAAGAATGTAGAATTTGTTGTAGCACTGTATTTCTCTTTCTTGGCTGTTgcatttcttttctctttcttggTTGTTGCATTTCTTTTATTCTTCCTGTAAATTATTTGATGAATATGTATTCTTGACTTGGTTATGCTTGTAGACTTGGTCATTTCTTTCTGTTCATAGAATTTAAACGTTGTAAGTACTGATTTGAGAGAGTAGTTTTGAAATGTATATTTAACTCTACCCTTGTTTTTGTTCCGCACATACATTTATAGTGATATAGGGTCCGAGTCTGATGAACTTGTGAACCTATAGTTGAATCCGCTGCTAATGTTCATGTGCCTTTTATTTTTGCCAAAAAATGCAGAAAATAGATGTAGGATTACATCTACTCTTGGATGATACAAAAGTTTACGACTGCTGCTGCCAGTGGATTGGCTAGAtactttcttgattttcttttatgCCTTGATATTAAAACTTTGGTCATTATAGCACTGGTTTGTGTATATGGTCAGTGTACTCATGAATGCTTGTTGATTATGTATTGATACCAGGAAAATGACgaaaaaattgtaatttttttttaaaaaaatatatatattgccACGGTTGAACCGTGGGTAATTTTTTTGATTAAAAAATTGAATATATTTGCCACGTCTAAACCGTGGCTAATTTTATATGATGAATGAATTCTGGGGTCAAATTACCCATGGAGTGACCGTGGCTAAATGTACATATAACCGTGGCTAACAAAATGTTACCACGGAGGATAAAACTGTGGCTAAATTACTCGCGACGCCCCTGATGGGCACGGCGGCGACTGTGGCTAATTTTTCGTTGCTAACCCTACTTAGCCACGGTTTTGGTACCATTTAGCCACGTTATTAACCGTGGCTAAAACGCGCTTTTTTGGTAGTGGCTAGGTCATTTTTTATGAAGTTTAAAAATATGTATTAATTTTGATAGCATTATTACCCTAATTGATACACAATGTAATTATCTCATAACATTTTCCCATTCTGAAGTTACCCAAAGGATTGTGTAGTCAGACACATTCAATGACTTCAAACATTTATTATCAATGTGTTCGTTATATGTAAAAGAATTTAAATTTAAGTGAAATGAGCCTATGCATGTATTCCTACTGATCAATGTTGAAGGGTTTTAGCAATATTGATTGAATTTTTTGTCTTTCATTAGAAGACTCTATGATAGACAAAGTTGTTATTTactattttcctcaaattattgtctaattatttttataatatttcaCCTATtttccctattaagtgttatgtgatcaaatcccaatgcctatttaattaggggtagtttatatttacatatttttttcttggagtgagtagtttcttaaggagtgtgcaaatggctaagtgaactcttattttttatccggagggagtaactgCCAGGAGTCTCTTTTCCCTAA
Encoded proteins:
- the LOC132641926 gene encoding uncharacterized protein LOC132641926, translated to MGIKEKLHPYPNSSKFPPSCFTMKKEQKDIFLKVLKNVVFPDNYASNISRCVDLKKRKISNLKSHDSHILMEHLFPIAFKRSLPKEVTSVLIELCNYFREVSSKVLDVKYMEKLQQRIWLTHSNLEVIFPPSFFTIMVHLVIHLGEEAILAGPVQGHYMYPVERELGHLKSYVRNNSAVEGCIAEGYILEECLTFCSRYLKDGDIETRFNRPRRNDDENEINASSESTILSNLFPASGKPVGAIKTLPIPPLEIIQAHRYVLTNCEIVDAFREKFRTEVARMLRGRRNQSKTVEEHVHKHFHEWYKEYVARNDGADITPEIEWLANGPNNVVRRFKEYNVHGFKFRTMRKEQGLTTQNSGIVMSAVTKRFSSGRESIEQSSDDMYYGKLVDIIELNYYDFTAEAATAAATSTGAAATATGATATAAGTVATTAGTAATTTQRWCSNV